A window of the Desulfobacula toluolica Tol2 genome harbors these coding sequences:
- a CDS encoding DUF4178 domain-containing protein: protein MLDIATQRSFQERFDAIRTLDTDQLVSRQEQTSLSIKDVGSQSFFEYSGNTYFVKSLNKYEETSDDFKSKKGYFIHELTCLCLETGDTINFEWEFDDELEVSMTLERMSFRNLKDDEGGVIDEDDLDQIADDKDVIIINGEKFWYEDDWASVYYKENKEEKVYMYEFENQAHTRFLTIEEWQGSGKDEYRIYTSSPVNPNSISIISKGDL from the coding sequence ATGCTTGATATTGCAACACAACGATCTTTCCAGGAAAGATTTGATGCCATAAGGACCCTTGACACAGACCAGCTTGTTTCCCGGCAGGAACAGACATCACTGAGCATAAAAGATGTCGGCAGCCAGTCGTTTTTTGAATATTCTGGAAACACTTATTTTGTAAAAAGTTTAAACAAATATGAAGAGACCTCTGATGATTTTAAAAGCAAAAAAGGATATTTTATTCATGAGCTGACCTGTCTTTGCCTTGAAACCGGTGACACCATTAATTTTGAATGGGAATTTGATGACGAGCTTGAAGTTTCCATGACCCTTGAACGCATGTCATTTCGGAATTTAAAAGATGATGAAGGCGGTGTCATTGATGAAGACGATCTGGATCAGATTGCCGATGACAAGGATGTCATTATAATTAATGGCGAAAAATTCTGGTATGAAGACGACTGGGCATCGGTTTATTACAAGGAAAACAAAGAAGAAAAAGTCTATATGTATGAGTTTGAAAATCAAGCTCATACCAGATTCCTCACCATTGAAGAATGGCAGGGTTCTGGAAAAGACGAGTACCGGATTTACA
- a CDS encoding toxic anion resistance protein, whose product MNDMTQDLQSVAQQAKAPVLSEVTQVSGQGALTPVQAPSNLEPVQPKHLTVEDIQAIEAKADEFIEKIKADPSDWQLGNFVFSLGQEIMDETQAQVTLYDRKMGNVLKNVAADDSSPVGKNILAIKMELDKVNPTMVARAEMPFQKKILGLFTKTVNRLPKGDEVLKIIAERRETVNSTIDGIRDHLRNEADQVAFDASELSTICDTLKEIQPRLQERIYLGQIIWQKLMDHMRTIEDPRNKEALTTLTSDLAMAVVDLQTIDNSNLQTRFGGEMMVRNAHLVRRLVQRTDMILSTAVKNALAVRVAAEQQMETMQHLDMVQKAAAETMKDTAKVIGNAAIKGAKMSQSMTVNIDALEEACQTYEQAFETYALISQETINIASQSSNALGKMNDRFRARTDALTARRKD is encoded by the coding sequence ATGAATGACATGACCCAAGATCTTCAAAGCGTTGCCCAACAGGCAAAAGCACCTGTATTGTCCGAAGTTACCCAAGTGTCGGGGCAAGGTGCCTTAACCCCGGTACAGGCACCGTCCAATCTTGAACCTGTACAACCCAAACATCTGACGGTTGAAGATATACAGGCTATTGAAGCCAAGGCCGATGAATTCATTGAAAAGATAAAAGCCGATCCTTCTGACTGGCAGCTTGGTAATTTTGTCTTCAGCCTGGGCCAGGAGATCATGGACGAGACCCAGGCCCAGGTGACCCTGTATGACCGCAAAATGGGCAATGTGCTTAAAAATGTTGCCGCAGATGACTCTTCTCCTGTTGGAAAAAATATTCTGGCCATTAAAATGGAACTGGATAAAGTCAATCCCACCATGGTGGCAAGAGCCGAGATGCCCTTTCAAAAAAAAATACTGGGTCTGTTCACAAAAACCGTGAACCGTCTGCCCAAAGGGGATGAAGTCCTCAAAATTATTGCCGAACGAAGGGAAACGGTAAACTCCACCATTGACGGCATCCGGGATCATTTAAGAAATGAGGCTGACCAGGTGGCTTTTGATGCATCAGAGTTGTCCACCATTTGTGACACCTTAAAAGAGATCCAGCCAAGACTCCAGGAACGAATCTATCTGGGACAAATCATATGGCAAAAATTAATGGATCATATGAGAACCATCGAAGATCCAAGAAACAAAGAAGCCTTAACCACATTGACAAGCGACCTTGCCATGGCCGTAGTTGACCTGCAGACCATTGACAACTCAAATCTCCAGACACGGTTCGGCGGGGAGATGATGGTGAGAAACGCCCACCTGGTCAGACGGCTGGTTCAGAGAACGGATATGATCCTTTCCACGGCCGTTAAAAACGCCCTGGCTGTACGGGTGGCTGCTGAACAGCAGATGGAAACAATGCAACACCTTGATATGGTTCAAAAAGCCGCTGCCGAAACCATGAAAGACACGGCCAAAGTCATTGGCAATGCCGCCATAAAAGGCGCAAAAATGAGCCAGAGCATGACCGTGAACATTGATGCCCTTGAAGAAGCTTGTCAAACCTATGAACAGGCATTTGAAACATACGCCCTGATTTCACAGGAAACCATTAATATCGCATCTCAAAGTTCCAATGCACTGGGAAAAATGAATGACCGGTTCAGGGCAAGAACTGATGCATTAACTGCAAGACGCAAGGACTAA
- a CDS encoding radical SAM protein produces MYAENIQEMICRNQKEYQDNYETMKWLSQDQAQAASRLRKTLINSVFSSPYAGWKYSQTKLHTHAISPGCAICGQGEWSCLFINGICNARCFYCPSSQDDPGQPMANTLIFDNPKDYADYVCRFNIKGVSFSGGEPFLTFDRVLKYLEVLKARTDHPVYTWMYTNGLLVTGEKLAALRDSGLDEIRFDISANFYRLKALEKAVGIIPRVTVEIPAIPEDLPSTKKLINILYKSGVDHLNLHQIRCTPFNSSRLINRGYTFVHGPRVTVLETELAALELIQYSLDQSIALPINYCSFTYRNQFQGAGARKRYSLEIKAAYEDITSTGHIRHMKITGTREIITGICQTLLSAQVDSSLYSLSGEKDSLSFAAGLWHLIDFSCVRLKIVYSTSAIRPGVTYYHPFKQVPLNPNKTVVIERQVVQPGIWMEGEQIQAFGCLIIARDNEQIHKVFDTPAPDLYRGILPFEIITPGLAQYY; encoded by the coding sequence ATGTATGCGGAAAATATCCAGGAGATGATCTGCCGGAACCAAAAAGAATATCAGGACAATTATGAAACAATGAAATGGCTTAGCCAGGACCAGGCCCAGGCCGCTTCCAGGCTCAGGAAGACCTTGATAAATTCTGTTTTCAGCAGCCCTTATGCGGGATGGAAGTATTCACAAACAAAGCTGCATACCCACGCCATCTCCCCGGGCTGTGCCATCTGCGGACAGGGAGAATGGTCCTGCCTGTTTATCAACGGCATCTGCAATGCCCGCTGCTTTTACTGTCCCTCTTCCCAGGACGACCCTGGGCAGCCCATGGCCAATACCCTGATTTTTGATAATCCAAAAGATTATGCCGATTATGTGTGCCGATTTAATATTAAGGGAGTCAGCTTCAGCGGAGGGGAACCTTTTTTAACCTTTGACCGGGTACTTAAGTACCTGGAAGTCCTCAAGGCCCGGACAGACCATCCAGTATATACCTGGATGTATACCAACGGGCTTCTGGTAACCGGGGAAAAGCTTGCAGCCTTAAGAGACAGTGGCCTTGACGAGATCCGGTTTGACATCAGCGCCAACTTTTACCGGCTTAAAGCCCTGGAAAAAGCAGTCGGCATTATTCCCCGGGTAACAGTTGAAATTCCGGCTATCCCTGAAGACCTGCCCAGTACCAAAAAACTGATCAATATTCTGTACAAATCCGGAGTGGATCACCTGAACCTTCACCAGATCCGGTGTACGCCCTTTAACAGCAGCCGTCTTATCAACAGGGGCTATACCTTTGTCCACGGTCCCAGGGTTACGGTACTTGAAACTGAACTGGCTGCCCTGGAATTGATTCAATATTCTCTGGATCAATCCATTGCCCTGCCTATCAATTATTGTTCATTTACTTATCGTAACCAATTCCAGGGGGCCGGGGCCAGGAAACGGTATTCCCTGGAAATCAAGGCTGCTTACGAAGATATTACGTCTACGGGTCATATTCGGCATATGAAAATCACCGGAACCAGGGAAATCATTACCGGTATCTGCCAAACCCTTTTGTCTGCACAGGTCGATTCTTCTTTGTACAGCCTGTCCGGTGAAAAGGACAGCCTCTCGTTTGCCGCCGGCTTATGGCATTTGATTGATTTTTCTTGTGTCCGGCTCAAGATCGTTTACAGCACCTCTGCCATCAGGCCAGGTGTTACCTACTACCATCCCTTCAAACAGGTACCCTTGAACCCCAATAAAACCGTTGTGATCGAAAGACAGGTTGTACAGCCCGGGATATGGATGGAGGGAGAACAAATTCAAGCCTTTGGCTGCCTGATAATCGCCCGGGATAATGAACAGATCCATAAGGTTTTTGATACCCCGGCACCAGATCTGTACCGGGGAATTCTGCCGTTTGAAATCATCACACCGGGCCTTGCTCAATATTACTAA
- a CDS encoding diaminopimelate decarboxylase family protein, with protein sequence MNNNKKYDFTPISKVLLNDFVQGFFERKQVFINAVKNFGSPLYILETDVLKKRANQFRTAFEKKLPRTAFYFAMKSNNLACVSKTLLEQGFGLDVSSGLELEAALRLKAKNIIFSGPGKTNVELELAANNNDRVTVLLDSFGECERLKIISNRKKLQIKVGVRLNNNPEGLWRKFGIMPENLPLVYDNISCHPYLEFKGLQFHSSWNLAPDRQVEFLNVLSDLISKMPDSFRKSCKFIDIGGGYWPPQGEWLLGEQGQMPCINPSSPIDVFAESLAKVIKEKILPLTDSTICFEPGRWICNDAMHILVSVTDKKADDLVITDAGTNAVGWERFETDYFPVLNLTQSQMTERPCHILGSLCTPHDVWGYAYFGKNILEGDILMIPTQGAYTYSLRQEFIKPLPKVLILDKIENPLSLKSFESHCDLLTSEN encoded by the coding sequence TTGAATAACAATAAAAAATATGATTTTACCCCAATATCCAAAGTCTTGCTGAATGATTTTGTTCAAGGCTTTTTTGAACGAAAACAGGTTTTTATTAATGCAGTCAAAAATTTTGGCTCTCCACTTTATATCCTTGAAACCGATGTATTAAAAAAGCGGGCAAATCAATTCAGAACCGCTTTTGAAAAAAAACTGCCCAGGACAGCGTTTTATTTTGCCATGAAAAGCAACAACCTGGCTTGTGTTTCAAAAACTCTTCTGGAACAGGGATTCGGGCTGGATGTCTCAAGCGGGCTTGAGCTTGAAGCCGCACTCAGGCTCAAGGCAAAAAACATTATTTTCAGCGGTCCGGGCAAGACTAACGTAGAGCTTGAACTGGCAGCGAACAACAATGACAGGGTGACTGTCCTTTTAGACAGTTTCGGCGAGTGTGAACGACTCAAAATCATATCAAACAGAAAAAAACTGCAAATAAAGGTGGGGGTGAGACTGAACAACAATCCCGAGGGATTGTGGCGTAAATTTGGGATCATGCCGGAAAATTTGCCGTTGGTTTATGATAACATTTCATGTCACCCATATCTTGAGTTTAAGGGCCTGCAGTTTCATTCCTCCTGGAATCTTGCTCCTGACCGGCAGGTTGAATTTTTAAACGTGTTGAGTGATCTGATCAGTAAAATGCCTGATTCCTTTCGCAAATCATGTAAATTTATTGACATAGGCGGTGGGTATTGGCCGCCCCAGGGCGAATGGCTGCTGGGTGAACAGGGTCAGATGCCCTGTATAAATCCGTCTTCACCCATTGATGTTTTTGCCGAAAGTCTGGCCAAGGTGATTAAAGAAAAAATACTGCCTTTAACAGACAGCACCATCTGTTTTGAACCCGGCCGATGGATATGCAATGATGCCATGCACATTCTTGTCAGTGTTACGGACAAAAAAGCCGACGACCTTGTTATCACGGATGCCGGAACAAATGCGGTTGGCTGGGAACGATTTGAAACTGACTACTTTCCTGTACTGAATCTGACACAAAGCCAGATGACAGAAAGGCCCTGCCATATTCTCGGGTCCTTATGCACCCCCCATGATGTATGGGGATACGCCTATTTCGGGAAGAATATCCTGGAAGGTGACATTTTGATGATCCCTACCCAGGGGGCTTATACATACAGCTTGAGACAAGAGTTTATCAAGCCCCTGCCAAAGGTCTTGATTCTGGATAAGATTGAAAATCCATTGTCACTTAAATCCTTTGAATCTCACTGTGATTTATTAACATCTGAAAATTAA
- a CDS encoding ATP-grasp domain-containing protein, translating into MKKMLPVHNKKRVLVVGTTSDYIEWIRTACPNRALFLTDPEIRKNAQEDSPKDLEELLIPLNDFNRIKTDLLHHLKTWGQTLTGVACFDCESMETAALIASEFGLIYPDLYAIRNCRDKYVSKQLWQKNNIPCPLTAAVNSVDDVARFLDLRQKEVVLKPFFGSGSELVFRCKTLDDCKKAFMTIKAGLKRRCENPLFKKTSSQDDLMLAEEFLDGPEYSCDFIIENNVVTIIRLTRKIKPDNRPFGTVSGYVIPSDMPEHTDKAHLENILLNSAKCLGIRRGLCMVDFIINDYQPVLIEMTPRPGGDCLPFLLKEAGNLDILKLTLDFAEKKPLGLNGTTHFTPHIGIRLHAHKAGVLKRFNTDLLQNEKRIKKIHFTRKPGHIITMPPDDYDSWFLGHMIIAPDHKQYPETQCFLIGKRLGVEIE; encoded by the coding sequence ATGAAAAAAATGCTGCCTGTGCATAACAAAAAAAGAGTGCTGGTCGTTGGCACCACATCGGATTATATCGAGTGGATACGAACGGCCTGTCCCAATCGAGCGCTGTTTCTAACCGATCCTGAAATCAGAAAGAACGCTCAAGAAGATTCTCCCAAAGACCTTGAAGAGCTTCTCATCCCCCTTAATGACTTTAACCGGATTAAAACAGATCTTTTACACCATTTGAAAACATGGGGCCAAACACTTACCGGTGTAGCCTGTTTCGATTGTGAATCCATGGAGACGGCTGCATTGATAGCCTCTGAGTTCGGACTGATCTATCCTGATCTGTATGCGATCAGAAATTGCCGGGACAAGTATGTTTCCAAACAACTCTGGCAAAAAAACAATATTCCATGCCCTTTAACAGCAGCTGTCAATTCTGTGGATGATGTTGCCCGATTTCTTGATCTGCGTCAAAAAGAAGTGGTTTTAAAACCTTTTTTCGGAAGCGGAAGCGAACTTGTTTTCAGGTGCAAAACCCTGGATGACTGTAAAAAAGCATTTATGACCATTAAAGCCGGTTTAAAAAGAAGATGTGAAAATCCCCTGTTTAAAAAGACTTCTTCTCAGGACGACTTGATGCTTGCCGAAGAGTTCCTGGACGGGCCGGAATACAGCTGCGATTTTATTATTGAAAACAATGTCGTTACCATCATCAGATTAACCCGGAAAATCAAACCGGACAACAGGCCTTTTGGAACGGTTTCAGGGTATGTGATTCCATCCGATATGCCAGAGCATACAGATAAAGCGCATCTTGAAAATATTTTGCTCAACAGTGCAAAATGCCTCGGCATCCGAAGGGGATTGTGCATGGTGGATTTTATTATAAATGATTACCAGCCGGTTCTGATCGAAATGACACCAAGGCCGGGAGGGGATTGTCTGCCGTTTCTTTTGAAAGAAGCAGGCAATCTGGATATCTTAAAACTGACACTTGATTTTGCTGAAAAAAAGCCATTGGGCCTAAATGGCACAACTCACTTCACCCCCCACATCGGGATTCGGCTTCATGCCCATAAAGCCGGTGTATTAAAAAGATTTAATACGGATTTGCTGCAAAACGAAAAAAGAATCAAAAAAATACATTTTACCCGGAAACCCGGCCATATCATTACCATGCCGCCGGATGACTATGATTCATGGTTTCTGGGTCACATGATCATTGCACCGGATCACAAACAATATCCGGAAACCCAGTGTTTCCTGATTGGTAAGCGTCTTGGAGTTGAAATTGAATAA
- a CDS encoding GNAT family N-acetyltransferase, whose product MKTVIYEDPVQCRDVWEKTWPVNAIFDLWQVRSCFNDSFSRPLFFHTVEQNGKILGFLPLCWNEESDNYILFPGETWNGKSWLEQNRLIAANPEVVHTLLDSVSKSLHLRYLTWTPLLNCVDTTRQDEVGYLFFPGIFNHSFENYRLSFSGKSRKKLKNELNRLEVFEVSFRFNHKKDLTHLFSMNIESFCENSYFNDPRFYQSFERLAAFLWDMGMLRITTVLIGDKIAAVDMGAIFKNTYTLLAGGTNPEFPGVAKLINLHHLEWSCRKRFDSVDFLCGDFNWKKRFHLTPRPLYEIKSDKKKPFWGTDIHEKNAACA is encoded by the coding sequence ATGAAAACCGTCATATATGAAGACCCGGTACAATGCCGTGATGTCTGGGAAAAAACATGGCCGGTCAATGCGATTTTTGATCTATGGCAGGTCCGGTCATGTTTTAATGATTCGTTTTCAAGGCCATTGTTTTTTCACACGGTTGAGCAGAATGGAAAAATATTGGGTTTTTTGCCCCTTTGCTGGAACGAGGAATCTGATAATTATATTTTATTTCCCGGAGAAACCTGGAATGGAAAGTCCTGGCTTGAACAGAACCGGCTGATTGCCGCAAACCCGGAAGTTGTCCATACTTTGCTGGATTCGGTGTCAAAATCCTTGCATTTGAGATATTTGACCTGGACACCGCTGCTGAACTGTGTGGATACGACCCGGCAAGATGAAGTGGGATATCTTTTTTTCCCAGGGATCTTTAACCATTCCTTTGAAAACTACCGGCTTTCCTTTTCAGGCAAATCCAGGAAAAAATTAAAAAATGAACTCAATCGGCTTGAAGTCTTTGAGGTGTCTTTCCGGTTCAACCACAAAAAGGATCTGACTCACCTTTTCAGTATGAACATTGAATCTTTTTGTGAGAATTCTTATTTTAATGATCCGCGATTTTATCAGTCGTTTGAACGCCTGGCAGCTTTTCTTTGGGACATGGGGATGTTAAGGATCACAACCGTACTTATCGGGGATAAAATTGCAGCCGTTGATATGGGGGCAATTTTTAAAAACACTTACACGCTTCTTGCAGGCGGCACAAATCCTGAATTCCCGGGTGTTGCAAAATTGATCAACCTGCATCATCTGGAATGGTCATGCCGGAAAAGATTTGATTCTGTTGATTTTCTGTGCGGCGATTTTAACTGGAAAAAACGATTTCACCTTACTCCCAGGCCATTGTATGAAATCAAATCAGACAAAAAAAAACCTTTTTGGGGCACGGATATCCATGAAAAAAATGCTGCCTGTGCATAA
- the speD gene encoding S-adenosylmethionine decarboxylase: protein MNTSSAINIETSPEVWGIASAIDIYGCDPKKIRDANLIKQFVVQLCDLIEMKRFGETQVVHFGEDEKVAGFSMVQLIETSLISAHFANKTNATYLDVFSCKPYDPETVRKFSQDYFGGSLSRLNVTYRQ from the coding sequence ATGAACACATCATCTGCAATCAATATTGAAACATCTCCTGAAGTGTGGGGCATTGCATCAGCCATCGACATATATGGCTGTGACCCGAAAAAAATTCGAGATGCAAACCTGATCAAACAATTTGTTGTGCAATTATGTGATCTCATAGAGATGAAACGTTTTGGTGAAACCCAGGTTGTCCATTTTGGAGAAGACGAAAAAGTGGCGGGTTTTTCAATGGTACAACTCATTGAAACATCACTGATTTCCGCGCATTTTGCAAACAAGACCAATGCCACATATCTTGATGTGTTCAGCTGCAAGCCCTATGATCCTGAAACCGTAAGAAAGTTTTCCCAGGATTATTTTGGCGGCTCATTGTCCAGATTGAACGTAACCTACAGGCAATAA
- a CDS encoding sigma-54 interaction domain-containing protein, which translates to MLIRVVCAIKEKKMQADLEKRLSDLDVQLKFCDRQKSPWQELARSCADVFIVSSLLIPKPVESSISILNNLPEKPITIVLHNRESSEEHANLLASGVDVVLYSGISFDSMIEVIESTLESRRQFYYMDRFDQRGRYQPRLNDFVSNSKEMQMFLDEAQQIVTSDASLLLLGETGVGKEHLSKAIHAESHRSSGPFIAINMAAIPEQLIESELFGHEQGAFTGAVRSRRGAFEMAHTGTIFLDEIGEMPLQMQTKLLRVLQDFEFTPVGGEKPVWVDVRVIAATNKNLEKEIKKGQFRQDLYYRLGVITLTIPPLRRRKEDIPALANHFLSVYNKKIGCEINRFSNDAMKALCTYQWPGNIRELMNVIERAVILCKSDTISIENFPSIFHKKSMTSPAGFDINDLDLNAWKNKTLSEAKQEILHQVEKKYLEMVLEKTGGKIGETARIAGIHPRGLYGKMKILNIDKATFKSKDH; encoded by the coding sequence ATGCTTATCAGGGTGGTCTGTGCCATAAAAGAAAAAAAAATGCAGGCAGATCTTGAAAAACGCCTGTCGGATCTTGATGTGCAGCTCAAGTTTTGCGACCGCCAAAAATCACCCTGGCAGGAACTGGCAAGGAGCTGCGCCGACGTCTTCATTGTCAGCAGCCTCCTGATACCCAAGCCTGTTGAATCCAGCATCTCCATACTCAACAACCTGCCTGAAAAACCCATTACCATTGTCCTGCATAACCGGGAATCTTCCGAGGAACATGCCAACCTTCTGGCATCGGGTGTTGATGTGGTTTTGTATTCGGGAATTTCTTTCGACAGCATGATTGAGGTCATTGAAAGCACCCTGGAATCCAGGCGGCAGTTTTATTATATGGATCGGTTTGACCAGCGGGGAAGATACCAGCCCAGGCTGAATGATTTTGTATCAAACAGCAAAGAGATGCAGATGTTTCTTGATGAGGCCCAGCAAATTGTCACAAGCGATGCCAGCCTGCTGCTTTTAGGAGAAACCGGCGTTGGAAAGGAACATCTTTCCAAGGCTATTCATGCTGAAAGCCACAGGTCTTCAGGGCCGTTTATTGCCATCAACATGGCTGCCATTCCGGAACAGTTAATTGAAAGCGAACTCTTCGGCCATGAACAGGGCGCTTTCACAGGTGCTGTTCGTTCCAGAAGAGGAGCCTTTGAAATGGCACACACAGGGACAATTTTTCTGGATGAAATAGGGGAAATGCCTTTGCAGATGCAGACCAAACTTCTTAGGGTTCTCCAGGATTTTGAGTTTACCCCTGTTGGCGGTGAAAAACCTGTCTGGGTAGATGTCCGGGTTATTGCAGCCACAAATAAAAACCTTGAAAAAGAGATCAAAAAAGGGCAGTTTCGTCAGGATTTGTACTACAGGCTGGGTGTTATCACCTTGACCATACCGCCGCTGAGGAGGCGCAAAGAGGATATTCCAGCCCTGGCAAATCATTTTTTGAGCGTGTACAATAAAAAAATCGGATGTGAGATCAACCGGTTTTCAAACGACGCCATGAAAGCTCTTTGCACATATCAATGGCCCGGCAATATCCGGGAATTGATGAATGTGATTGAGCGTGCCGTAATCTTGTGTAAATCCGATACGATTTCAATTGAAAACTTTCCCAGTATTTTCCATAAAAAATCCATGACATCTCCGGCTGGTTTTGACATCAATGATTTAGACCTGAATGCGTGGAAAAACAAGACACTGTCCGAAGCTAAACAAGAGATACTCCACCAGGTTGAAAAAAAATATCTTGAAATGGTTCTTGAAAAAACAGGCGGAAAAATAGGAGAGACTGCCAGGATTGCAGGTATACATCCTCGGGGACTCTATGGCAAGATGAAAATACTCAACATTGACAAGGCAACTTTTAAATCAAAGGATCATTGA
- a CDS encoding outer membrane lipoprotein, with translation MKTFKSIAVLILLIAITLVYITGCASSRSGQVYSRDNARQVQAFDTGTVEWVKEVMIEGTKTPIGTAVGGVAGGVLGNTLGSGSGRTVAMVLGALAGAAAGTVAEEGITRRQGLEIGVIIDNGRTIVVVQEADIIIAAGDRVRIITAADGTTRVSK, from the coding sequence ATGAAGACTTTTAAATCTATTGCAGTACTTATTCTGCTTATTGCCATAACTTTGGTATATATAACAGGGTGTGCCTCCAGCAGATCCGGCCAGGTATATTCACGGGATAATGCAAGACAGGTTCAGGCTTTTGACACAGGCACAGTTGAATGGGTTAAAGAAGTGATGATTGAAGGCACCAAAACCCCCATTGGAACAGCTGTGGGCGGTGTGGCAGGCGGTGTTCTGGGAAATACTTTGGGAAGCGGATCAGGCAGAACAGTTGCCATGGTTCTCGGTGCCCTTGCCGGGGCGGCAGCAGGAACAGTTGCTGAAGAAGGCATAACCAGGAGGCAGGGGCTTGAAATAGGTGTAATAATAGACAATGGCCGGACCATTGTTGTCGTACAGGAAGCCGATATCATTATTGCTGCAGGGGACAGGGTAAGGATCATTACTGCGGCAGATGGTACAACAAGGGTATCAAAGTAA